A region of Saccharomyces mikatae IFO 1815 strain IFO1815 genome assembly, chromosome: 12 DNA encodes the following proteins:
- the STM1 gene encoding Stm1p (similar to Saccharomyces cerevisiae STM1 (YLR150W); ancestral locus Anc_8.364) translates to MSNPFDLLGNDVEDADVVVLPPKEIVKSNTSSKKADVPPPSADPSKARKNRPRPSGNEGAIRDKTAGRRNNKSKDVTDSAATKKSNTRKATDRHSRTGKTDTKKKVNQGWGDDKKELSAEKEAQADAAAEIAEDAENAEDAGKPKAVQLSLQDYLNQQANNQFNKVPEAKKVELDAEKIESAEKEAYAPATKVKNVKSKQLKTKEYLEFDATFVESNTRKNFGDRNNNRNNFNNRRGGKPARKGNNTANTANAANTVQKNRNIDVSNLPSLA, encoded by the coding sequence ATGTCCAACCCATTTGATTTGTTAGGTAACGACGTCGAAGACGCTGACGTTGTGGTTTTACCACCAAAGGAAATCGTCAAGAGCAACACTTCCTCCAAGAAGGCAGACGTCCCACCTCCATCCGCTGACCCATCCAAGGCTAGAAAGAACAGACCAAGACCTTCCGGTAATGAAGGTGCTATCAGAGACAAGACTGCCGGTAGAAGAAACAACAAATCAAAGGACGTTACTGATTCTGCCGCAACCAAGAAGTCCAACACCAGAAAGGCCACTGACCGTCACTCTAGAACTGGTAAGACTGACACCAAGAAGAAGGTTAACCAAGGCTGGGGTGATGACAAGAAGGAATTGAGTGCTGAAAAGGAAGCTCAAGCCGATGCTGCTGCTGAAATCGCTGAAGACGCTGAAAACGCTGAAGATGCTGGTAAGCCAAAGGCCGTTCAATTGTCTTTGCAAGACTACTTGAACCAACAAGCCAACAACCAATTCAACAAGGTTCCTGAAGCTAAGAAGGTTGAATTAGatgctgaaaaaattgaatctGCTGAAAAGGAAGCCTACGCTCCAGCCACCAAGGTCAAGAATGTGAAGTCTAAGCAATTGAAGACCAAGGAATATTTGGAATTCGATGCTACTTTTGTTGAATCTAACACCAGAAAGAACTTTGGTGAcagaaacaacaacagaaaCAATTTCAACAACCGTCGTGGTGGAAAACCCGCTAGAAAGGGAAACAACACCGCTAACACCGCTAACGCTGCTAACACTGTTCAAAAGAACCGTAACATTGACGTTTCTAACTTGCCATCTTTGGCTTAA
- the SMKI12G2120 gene encoding uncharacterized protein (similar to Saccharomyces cerevisiae YLR146W-A; ancestral locus Anc_8.356) yields the protein MDRKEKQKTTASVEHARMLQNEIQQLFAQLQNINSQIRSDLNEFEQIKESSSEANSTANST from the coding sequence ATGGACCgtaaagaaaagcaaaagacTACAGCGTCGGTGGAGCATGCTCGGATGTTGCAAAATGAAATACAACAGCTGTTTGCTCAGTTACAGAATATAAATTCTCAGATTCGCAGCGACCTTAACGAGTTTGAACAAATAAAGGAATCATCTTCAGAAGCGAATTCTACCGCGAACAGTACATAA
- the SMD3 gene encoding mRNA splicing protein SMD3 (similar to Saccharomyces cerevisiae SMD3 (YLR147C); ancestral locus Anc_8.358) encodes MNGIPVKLLNEAQGHVVSLELTTGATYRGKLVESEDSMNVQLRDVIATEPQGAVTHMDQIFVRGSQIKFIVVPDLLKNAPLFKKNSSRPMPPIRGPKRR; translated from the coding sequence ATGAATGGAATACCAGTAAAACTACTAAATGAGGCACAGGGGCACGTCGTCTCACTCGAACTAACAACGGGAGCAACTTACCGTGGTAAACTTGTTGAAAGCGAAGATAGCATGAACGTGCAATTACGAGATGTAATAGCTACAGAACCGCAGGGCGCTGTAACACATATGGACCAGATATTCGTACGTGGTTCCCAGATTAAATTCATTGTTGTTCCAGATCTCTTAAAAAATGCAccattattcaaaaaaaactcatcAAGACCTATGCCTCCAATAAGAGGACCTAAAAGAAggtaa
- the GID11 gene encoding Gid11p (similar to Saccharomyces cerevisiae YLR149C; ancestral locus Anc_8.362), whose amino-acid sequence MTIDGTGQSKEALQDERLNTGSDKIYQNYMMPALELYDAKVSINHWQLRDCIKPGSMNQSKLYYIYDHSIRVLDTDSSVLRSTMRRHNSIQPRISAKNTIKNTPTEGSKTTGSFISKNLHVPSEKLVEFNFKPRCFTELNGLTVCGGLIGSDDKGFPSNWNRLAQDANISLPPPSQPIAISKNISFPINSHYSNPNIWKGIVEFYNQETDTMMTFTLGQFINNCVTLYDRANTQFDLFACNNDGHLYQCDVSNRDVTLVKRYADLKFPLNNASLSHDGQTMVVSGDSNKFAVYNQNELTNQFSLHYDNHPSWGSSSHRVRRIPRFALPDESEYIENIYEAPNSDHGFYNCFSENDLQFATVFQNGTCAIYDVRNMATPMAEISSTRPHSHNGAFRVCRFSYGLDDLLFISEHQGRVHVVDTRNYVNHQVIVIPDKVNMEYINEQQHNTNPRFTMNNSNNNDNNDNKNESPIVHGADLRSSSRRRFSLPSLPNSSTEPWVTMAQRIPEKYLEPQILPFPKVMDKISNESVLFSSPHNPSCDVSSYPYKRRCSFRVRRVSTSAPTVNPSNSHANINIGSSTTDSTAVSSSPQNLIDPLILSHQQSNNDVFEDDEYYEAYNDVHSTYRVSSDYRGLSARAFESFLRPPSTPDLPSDDDNFTTSGRNNGGTSNFLRRAVIATQENNEFLEENNISGIDWVEDRNGSSLIIGTDYGIMRWNINSWARRSFSSYDLC is encoded by the coding sequence ATGACCATTGATGGCACGGGGCAATCTAAGGAGGCCCTGCAAGATGAACGGTTAAATACTGGGTCAGATAAGATTTACCAAAATTATATGATGCCCGCTTTGGAACTCTATGATGCCAAAGTCTCCATAAACCACTGGCAACTACGGGATTGTATCAAACCGGGCTCAATGAACCAGAGCAAATTGTATTATATCTACGATCATTCGATAAGAGTGCTAGATACAGATTCTTCGGTGCTGAGGTCGACAATGAGGCGACATAATTCTATTCAACCAAGAATCAGTGCTAAAAACACTATTAAAAACACGCCGACAGAGGGTTCCAAGACTACGGGCTCATTTATCTCAAAGAATTTACATGTTCCTTCCGAAAAGTTGGTAGAGTTTAATTTCAAACCAAGATGTTTCACTGAATTGAACGGGCTGACAGTTTGTGGTGGGCTCATCGGTTCTGATGACAAGGGATTTCCTTCTAATTGGAACCGTTTAGCTCAAGATgcaaatatttctttgccCCCGCCTTCCCAACCAATTGCCATTTCGAAGAACATTAGCTTTCCCATAAACTCACATTATTCGAATCCCAACATTTGGAAGGGTATCGTGGAGTTTTATAACCAAGAAACGGATACTATGATGACGTTCACGTTAGGCCAGTTCATTAATAACTGTGTCACGCTATATGACAGGGCTAATACGCAGTTTGATCTTTTCGCTTGTAACAATGATGGTCATCTTTACCAATGCGACGTGAGTAACAGAGATGTAACACTAGTGAAACGTTATGCGGATTTGAAGTTCCCTCTAAATAACGCTTCCTTGTCACATGATGGCCAAACCATGGTGGTATCTGGCGATTCGAATAAATTTGCTGTTTACAACCAAAATGAATTAACCAAccaattttctttgcatTATGACAATCATCCCTCTTGGGGTAGTTCTTCCCATCGCGTTAGAAGGATACCACGTTTTGCATTGCCTGATGAATCAgaatatattgaaaatatatatgaagCACCCAATTCAGATCATGGTTTTTATAATTGCTTTTCGGAGAACGATTTGCAGTTTGCGACTGTATTCCAAAATGGTACTTGCGCAATCTATGATGTTAGAAACATGGCTACCCCCATGGCAGAAATAAGCTCTACTAGACCACATTCTCATAACGGTGCGTTTAGAGTCTGTAGGTTTAGTTATGGCCTAGATGATTTACTATTCATTTCTGAACACCAAGGGAGAGTGCACGTTGTAGATACAAGGAACTATGTTAATCATCAAGTTATTGTAATTCCTGATAAAGTTAATATGGAATACATTAATGAACAGCAGCATAATACAAACCCCAGGTTCACTATGAATAACAGcaacaataatgataataacgATAACAAAAATGAATCTCCGATTGTTCATGGGGCGGATCTCCGTTCTTCATCGAGAAGAAGGTTCTCCTTGCCTTCTTTACCTAATTCATCCACAGAGCCATGGGTAACAATGGCCCAGAGAATTCCCGAAAAATACTTGGAACCACAAATTTTACCGTTTCCGAAAGTTATGGATAAAATCAGTAATGAATCAGTCCTGTTTTCTTCCCCACATAATCCATCATGTGATGTTTCGTCATATCCATACAAGAGACGGTGCTCATTTAGGGTAAGGAGAGTATCTACGTCTGCACCAACTGTAAATCCTTCCAATAGCCATGCTAACATAAATATCGGTTCATCTACTACCGATTCTACCGCagtttcatcatcaccCCAAAATCTAATTGATCCGTTAATTCTCTCTCACCAGCAATCTAACAATGatgtttttgaagatgacgaaTACTATGAGGCTTATAATGATGTTCATTCAACATATCGAGTTTCTTCAGACTACCGTGGCCTTTCAGCAAGagcttttgaaagtttCTTGAGACCACCCTCAACCCCTGACTTACCGTCAGACGATGATAATTTTACTACAAGTGGTAGGAATAATGGGGGAAcctcaaattttttgaggAGGGCAGTAATTGCCactcaagaaaataacgaATTCTTAGAGGAAAACAATATATCAGGTATTGATTGGGTTGAAGACAGAAATGGCAGTTCTTTGATTATTGGTACTGATTATGGTATTATGAGGTGGAATATTAATTCATGGGCAAGAAGAAGTTTTTCTAGTTATGATTTATGCTGA
- the PEP3 gene encoding tethering complex subunit PEP3 (similar to Saccharomyces cerevisiae PEP3 (YLR148W); ancestral locus Anc_8.359), with product MIKTRIEEVQLQFLTGNTELTHLRVSNDQLIVTTQRTVYRINLQDPAIVSHFDCPLSKELEAIMNVHVSPLGSAVFIRTNFGRYMLLKDGEFTQLNKIKNFDLSSLHWIDETTLFMGIKKVAKLYRVEWTGKDITTKLWYENKKLSGGIDGIAYWEGSLLLTIKDNILYWKDIKNMKLPLLLPDESEQFERLKHHTIKRFDSYNGLFAWVTSSGIVFGDLKENQMTKDPPSFNNTGRFLSSSKVLLNFELPDYQNEKDYLIKDIILTAFHILVLRKDTVTIVSQLNNEVVFHEAIPRQRFVNANADNNEKFLGLVRDSVKETFWCFSNMNVFEIIIENESNSVWNLLVQDNKFDKALSLKGLTLREMETIKFQKAMYLFHTVKEFHSAAQIFGDIKELSHFGEIALDFLKIKDYNDLNVILIKQLDGIPWKSTQVVLSSWIVWNFIKQLNDIELKLNTTKPTSADGDKLLNLNLKLKNKSEELTKFLESHLQSLDNKTVYQIMSKQNRPNELLKFAKLINDMKFLLSFWIDQGNWYESLKILSTIKDHDLVYKYSLILLLNSPEATVSTWMKIKDLNPNKLIPTILKFFTNWQNNTKLISDSSETPENYSLTYLKWCVEEVQRICDPIIYNSILYMMIVDPRNDMILENNIIKFMRSNENKFDVNFQLRLSLKFKKTKASIFLLTRLNLFEDAIDLALKNNLVDDCKIIVNDEILIEDYKLRKRLWLKIARHLLFSMKDVDTKHLIRTILNDSNEILTIKDLLPFFNEYTTIANLKEELIKFLENHNMKMNEISDDIINSKNLKLEINTEISKFDEIYRILEPGKSCDECGRFLQVKKFIVFPCGHCFHWNCLIRVILSSNDYNLRQKTEKFLKAKNKHNLNDLEAIIVQKCGLCSDININKIDQPIVIDEAELSKWNE from the coding sequence ATGATAAAAACACGTATAGAAGAAGTGCAATTACAGTTTCTTACAGGAAACACAGAGCTTACCCACTTAAGAGTCTCAAATGATCAACTTATAGTCACGACACAACGGACAGTTTACAGAATAAATTTACAGGACCCAGCTATTGTCAGTCACTTTGACTGTCCATTGAGCAAGGAATTGGAAGCTATAATGAATGTTCACGTTTCACCCCTTGGCAGTGCTGTTTTCATTCGAACGAACTTCGGCCGGTATATGTTGCTAAAAGATGGTGAGTTTACTCAATTGAACaagatcaaaaattttgatctCAGTTCTTTACATTGGATTGATGAAACTACACTTTTTATGGGAATCAAGAAAGTGGCCAAACTGTACCGAGTTGAGTGGACGGGAAAGGATATAACTACGAAGCTGTGGTAtgaaaacaagaaacttTCTGGTGGAATTGATGGTATTGCTTATTGGGAAGGTTCCCTCCTATTGACAATAAAGGATAATATTTTATACTGGAAAgacataaaaaatatgaaactTCCTTTATTATTACCAGATGAATCTGAGCAATTCGAAAGGTTGAAACACCATACGATAAAGAGGTTTGACTCGTATAATGGGCTCTTTGCTTGGGTCACATCAAGTGGCATTGTTTTTGGGGacttaaaagaaaatcaaatgaCAAAAGATCCTCCTTCTTTTAATAATACTGGTAGattcttatcatcttcaaagGTTCTGCTTAATTTTGAGTTACCTGATTaccaaaatgaaaaagattaCCTTATCAAAGACATAATCTTGACTgcttttcatattctaGTTTTGAGAAAAGACACGGTTACGATAGTCAGTCAACTGAATAACGAGGTGGTATTCCATGAAGCTATACCTAGACAGCGATTCGTCAACGCCAATgctgataataatgaaaaatttttagGACTAGTTAGGGATTCGGTGAAAGAAACGTTTTGGTGTTTCTCTAACATGaatgtttttgaaataatcaTCGAGAATGAATCCAATTCGGTATGGAATTTACTAGTCCAAGATAACAAATTTGACAAGGCACTTTCTTTAAAAGGCCTAACCTTGAGGGAAATGGAAACGataaagtttcaaaaagcTATGTACCTCTTTCACACTGTCAAAGAATTTCATTCAGCTGCCCAAATTTTTGGAGATATTAAAGAGTTATCACATTTTGGAGAAATAGCACTGgattttctcaaaataaaagattACAACGACCTGAACgtaatattaataaaacAGCTAGATGGCATTCCCTGGAAATCAACCCAAGTCGTATTGTCAAGTTGGATTGTCTGGAATTTCATTAAACAATTAAATGACATTGaattaaaattaaacaCAACTAAGCCAACATCTGCTGATGGAGACAAATTACTAAATTTGAACCTAAAGCTTAAGAACAAGTCGGAAGAACTAACtaaatttttggaaagtCATTTACAGTCACTTGATAATAAAACCGTTTATCAAATAATGTCTAAACAAAACCGACCAAACGAATTGCTTAAATTTGCGAAGTTAATTAACGATATGAAGTTTCTATTATCATTTTGGATCGACCAAGGCAACTGGTATGAGTCCTTGAAAATCCTCTCGACAATAAAAGATCATGACTTAGTTTATAAATACTCTTTGATTCTTTTATTGAACTCACCAGAAGCTACTGTATCAACATGgatgaaaatcaaagacCTAAATCCGAACAAGTTAATTCCGACtattttaaaatttttcacaaaTTGGCAGAATAACACCAAACTAATTAGCGACTCATCAGAAACACCTGAAAATTACTCACTAACATACTTGAAATGGTGCGTTGAGGAAGTTCAAAGGATATGTGATCCAATAATATATAACTCGATCCTTTACATGATGATTGTCGATCCAAGAAACGATATGATacttgaaaataatattatcaaGTTCATGAGATCAAACGAAAACAAATTTGACGTGAATTTTCAGTTACGTTTATcattgaaattcaaaaaaactaaagcctccattttccttttaacACGTTTAAACCTGTTTGAAGATGCCATTGACTTAGcgttgaaaaataatttgGTTGATGATTGTAAAATCATTGTTAATGATGAGATTCTTATAGAGGATTATAAGCTAAGAAAAAGATTATGGTTAAAAATTGCAAGACacttattattttcaatgaagGACGTAGACACAAAACATTTAATCCGAACAATCTTAAATGATTCCAATGAAATCTTAACAATCAAGGACCTTTtgccatttttcaatgagtATACTACGATTGCTAatttaaaagaagagtTGATTAAGTTCTTAGAAAATCACAACATGAAAATGAACGAGATCTCAGATGACATAATAAATTCTAAGAATTTGAAGCTCGAAATAAACacagaaatttcaaaatttgatgaaatctACAGGATATTAGAGCCAGGTAAATCTTGTGATGAATGTGGTAGATTTTTACAGGTCAAAAAGTTCATAGTTTTTCCCTGTGGACATTGTTTCCACTGGAACTGTTTAATCAGGGTAATATTAAGCTCAAATGATTACAATTTGAGGCAGAAGACAGAAAAGTTCCTGAAGGCCAAGAACAAACATAACTTGAATGATCTAGAAGCTATTATTGTGCAGAAATGTGGATTGTGCAGCGATATCAACATCAACAAAATCGATCAGCCAAttgttattgatgaagCAGAGTTAAGTAAATGGAATGAATAG